The Xiphophorus hellerii strain 12219 chromosome 6, Xiphophorus_hellerii-4.1, whole genome shotgun sequence genomic interval ACAGCAGATCCCAGGCTGATGTGTCGCTGTTTCGTCTTGGTAGCTGCTTCCCCACCACCTTTACACCACAGGAGGTGGTCTTCAATGTGGAACTTGACAACTGCAACTTCAGGAGGCTGGTGAGCAAGATATCCCTGGCCAAACGAAGCATGTCAAACTACTTCAAACTGCATCTTGACTTTCTTCTTTAACAGGTCTCGGGCAATGAACTGAACTACACAAATGACCTGTTCTACATGTCATCTCGTGACTCTTATGTCCTTCCTTTTACTCTTCCAGTGGTCTGTTCATATCAAAGGTAAGTGTTGGGTGACTAGATTTGAAACTCTTAACTGTACTTGAAGACTGAACTAACTTGTCTTCAGGCCCAAAGACTGGTACCCAATACTCTATGATCCGGTGTCCTCTACATATGGAGTCGAAGACTTGGTATTCTATATTGAACTCATGAATGGTAGGTTCTAACACTCTAATGACTGATGGTGACCATCCACAAGTCAAACTGAAAGCTGTTTTGGTGGAACTTTTCAGTTGACTTTTCGGGCCCTGCTGAAACGTCTACCTTTCCCCTGGGTTCCATGATCCCCATCATGGCTAGTGTGGAGGCAGTAGCCCATCAACCCTTGCTGCTTCTGCTTGAAGAATGTGTTGCCGCAACCACATCAGACCTCGAGATTGCTGTTGAAACTTACACCATAATCACCAATAAGGGGTACTTCAATTAACCTTGTGTATGAACGGATTTTTATATTTCCCCTTGTTTGTGACTCCTAATGACTCTTCTAACTTGCAGGTGTCTTGTAGACAGTAAAATCAGCCGCTCAAAATTCGAACAAAGACAGAAGGCCTCAGAACTCCGGCTATCGCTTCAGGCATTTAGGTTTGGGCTTGGACAAGAGGTAACTTGTTTCTTTATGTGGCTGGCTTGTTGGTTGTGAATGGAGTCTGATGGGTGTCTCTTAGGTATACATCCACTGCACCATGTTTGCTTGGGATCCCAATGGTCTTGGCAGCACCAAGAAGGCCTGTCATTATGTGAAGGATCACGGGTAAAGATAAAGGCGTCACCTTGCTATTGAGTTATCCTGACGCTCGAGCTGAA includes:
- the zp3f.1 gene encoding zona pellucida glycoprotein 3f, tandem duplicate 1, which translates into the protein MMAFFWYHELLLWLVAVGLAAADLKLDCGPDYVTLVWSDSRSQADVSLFRLGSCFPTTFTPQEVVFNVELDNCNFRRLVSGNELNYTNDLFYMSSRDSYVLPFTLPVVCSYQRPKDWYPILYDPVSSTYGVEDLVFYIELMNVDFSGPAETSTFPLGSMIPIMASVEAVAHQPLLLLLEECVAATTSDLEIAVETYTIITNKGCLVDSKISRSKFEQRQKASELRLSLQAFRFGLGQEVYIHCTMFAWDPNGLGSTKKACHYVKDHGWELLDNPVYSSICDCCDSSCKTRRARSPGAGNGLFQKAVIGPLTIPDWA